From Gouania willdenowi chromosome 18, fGouWil2.1, whole genome shotgun sequence, one genomic window encodes:
- the ltb4r gene encoding leukotriene B4 receptor 1 isoform X2, with translation MPPSVSVQIGIAILSLAFMLGFPGNLFVVWSVLCQVKKRSVTCLLVLNLALADAFVLLSAPLFLRYLAGGRGWEFGSAACKVVHYLSSVNMMRTKRGLLFLLLGVWVMAFLLSLPMPFYRSNLHVPRLNISGTMCIPYHWNSVGHRVFQYLFETIMGFLLPFSLINTCYGSVICRLQSAKFQRRSQGSRLILMIICAFAVFWLPYHIVNIVEVAGLLQSSDSLMKAARVARPNVTAFAYFSSAINPILYVFAGSSHIRQAGLSFMGKLFEATYSESRTTSTFRQSRRSSSRDDSSMLRTLSERLGKTFKSKSAEESSNETVREVDEAELKTLAGVEQSSTR, from the exons ATGCCTCCCAGCGTCTCAGTTCAGATTGGCATTGCCATCCTCTCCCTGGCATTCATGCTGGGCTTCCCTGGGAACCTGTTCGTGGTGTGGTCGGTGCTGTGCCAAGTGAAGAAGCGCTCCGTGACCTGCCTGCTGGTGCTGAACCTGGCGCTGGCCGATGCCTTCGTGCTGCTCAGCGCTCCACTCTTCCTGCGGTACCTGGCAGGAGGTCGGGGGTGGGAGTTTGGCTCTGCTGCATGCAAGGTGGTGCATTACCTGTCAAGCGTCAATAT GATGAGGACCAAGCGAGGCCTGCTGTTTCTTCTCCTGGGAGTCTGGGTCATGGCCTTCCTACTGTCTTTGCCGATGCCTTTTTATCGCAG CAACCTGCATGTGCCAAGACTGAACATCAGTGGCACCATGTGTATCCCATACCACTGGAACAGTGTGGGCCACAGAGTCTTCCAGTACCTGTTTGAGACCATCATGGGCTTTCTGCTGCCTTTCTCACTCATCAACACGTGTTACGGATCCGTCATCTGTCGCCTTCAGAGCGCCAAGTTTCAGCGACGTAGTCAGGGAAGTCGCCTGATCCTGATGATAATCTGCGCCTTCGCCGTCTTCTGGCTGCCTTATCACATCGTCAATATAGTGGAG GTTGCCGGTCTGTTGCAGAGCAGCGACTCGTTGATGAAGGCCGCCCGTGTCGCCCGCCCTAATGTCACTGCGTTCGCCTACTTCAGCAGCGCCATCAACCCCATCCTCTACGTGTTCGCCGGCAGCTCCCACATCCGCCAGGCCGGCCTGAGCTTCATGGGAAAGCTCTTTGAAGCCACCTACTCCGAGAGCCGGACCACGTCCACCTTCCGCCAAAGCCGCAGGAGCTCCTCACGGGACGACAGCTCCATGCTCCGAACGCTGTCGGAGAGGTTGGGAAAAACCTTCAAAAGTAAGAGCGCGGAGGAGAGCAGCAACGAAACCGTCAGGGAGGTCGACGAAGCTGAACTGAAGACTTTGGCCGGAGTGGAACAGAGTAGCACTCGCTGA
- the ltb4r gene encoding leukotriene B4 receptor 1 isoform X1 yields the protein MPPSVSVQIGIAILSLAFMLGFPGNLFVVWSVLCQVKKRSVTCLLVLNLALADAFVLLSAPLFLRYLAGGRGWEFGSAACKVVHYLSSVNMYVSIYLICLMSMDRWLAVTKPFISQRMRTKRGLLFLLLGVWVMAFLLSLPMPFYRSNLHVPRLNISGTMCIPYHWNSVGHRVFQYLFETIMGFLLPFSLINTCYGSVICRLQSAKFQRRSQGSRLILMIICAFAVFWLPYHIVNIVEVAGLLQSSDSLMKAARVARPNVTAFAYFSSAINPILYVFAGSSHIRQAGLSFMGKLFEATYSESRTTSTFRQSRRSSSRDDSSMLRTLSERLGKTFKSKSAEESSNETVREVDEAELKTLAGVEQSSTR from the exons ATGCCTCCCAGCGTCTCAGTTCAGATTGGCATTGCCATCCTCTCCCTGGCATTCATGCTGGGCTTCCCTGGGAACCTGTTCGTGGTGTGGTCGGTGCTGTGCCAAGTGAAGAAGCGCTCCGTGACCTGCCTGCTGGTGCTGAACCTGGCGCTGGCCGATGCCTTCGTGCTGCTCAGCGCTCCACTCTTCCTGCGGTACCTGGCAGGAGGTCGGGGGTGGGAGTTTGGCTCTGCTGCATGCAAGGTGGTGCATTACCTGTCAAGCGTCAATATGTACGTGTCCATTTATCTCATCTGTCTTATGAGCATGGATCGATGGCTAGCCGTCACCAAACCGTTCATCTCCCAAAGGATGAGGACCAAGCGAGGCCTGCTGTTTCTTCTCCTGGGAGTCTGGGTCATGGCCTTCCTACTGTCTTTGCCGATGCCTTTTTATCGCAG CAACCTGCATGTGCCAAGACTGAACATCAGTGGCACCATGTGTATCCCATACCACTGGAACAGTGTGGGCCACAGAGTCTTCCAGTACCTGTTTGAGACCATCATGGGCTTTCTGCTGCCTTTCTCACTCATCAACACGTGTTACGGATCCGTCATCTGTCGCCTTCAGAGCGCCAAGTTTCAGCGACGTAGTCAGGGAAGTCGCCTGATCCTGATGATAATCTGCGCCTTCGCCGTCTTCTGGCTGCCTTATCACATCGTCAATATAGTGGAG GTTGCCGGTCTGTTGCAGAGCAGCGACTCGTTGATGAAGGCCGCCCGTGTCGCCCGCCCTAATGTCACTGCGTTCGCCTACTTCAGCAGCGCCATCAACCCCATCCTCTACGTGTTCGCCGGCAGCTCCCACATCCGCCAGGCCGGCCTGAGCTTCATGGGAAAGCTCTTTGAAGCCACCTACTCCGAGAGCCGGACCACGTCCACCTTCCGCCAAAGCCGCAGGAGCTCCTCACGGGACGACAGCTCCATGCTCCGAACGCTGTCGGAGAGGTTGGGAAAAACCTTCAAAAGTAAGAGCGCGGAGGAGAGCAGCAACGAAACCGTCAGGGAGGTCGACGAAGCTGAACTGAAGACTTTGGCCGGAGTGGAACAGAGTAGCACTCGCTGA